In the Brassica napus cultivar Da-Ae chromosome A7, Da-Ae, whole genome shotgun sequence genome, one interval contains:
- the LOC106409425 gene encoding diphthamide biosynthesis protein 3, with protein sequence MSYDDVEIEDMEWNEEIQAYTYPCPCGDLFQITKEDLRLGEEIANCPSCSLYITVIYNMEDFQNDTKNNNEPKSRQAVAVA encoded by the coding sequence ATGTCGTACGACGATGTAGAAATAGAGGATATGGAGTGGAACGAAGAGATTCAAGCGTACACGTATCCTTGCCCTTGTGGCGATTTGTTCCAGATCACGAAGGAGGATCTACGTCTAGGCGAGGAGATCGCCAATTGCCCGAGCTGCTCCCTCTATATCACCGTCATCTACAACATGGAGGATTTTCAGAACGATACGAAGAATAATAACGAACCTAAGAGTCGTCAAGCCGTCGCCG